A part of Drosophila bipectinata strain 14024-0381.07 chromosome 3L, DbipHiC1v2, whole genome shotgun sequence genomic DNA contains:
- the Dab gene encoding protein disabled isoform X5, producing MVKSLVAKLSTASSNLSSTFGVGGSGSGGGTATEETNYAKHRNDPGRFFGDGVQFKAKLIGILEVGEARGDRMCQEALQDLKMAIRAAGEHKQRITIHVTIDGLRLRDEKTGDSLYHHPVHKISFIAQDMTDSRAFGYIFGSPDSGHRFFGIKTDKAASQVVLAMRDLFQVVFELKKKEIEMARQQIQGKSLHDHASQLASLSSLKSAGLGGVGLGLGGHGDLASGVSSGGHALTLLGGSLNSASNGTSRLGVTLDVAKASGSAAKEISPESVADLVDLEQELTSLQRGISQMERITPNDPASSGHPTLAKSASEDDPFGDSFIYVPSYNILPPPPDSGRNRHKPNKTPETAASLDAMLSPAPGASSSQSPAAQVVDNDDDNWLQELEQQNDVFDTTKVGTAAGLGSIMTMAPLASSESTATPTQQLTEMGGSGTLGDLDIGLGSGSVLGQALSSEDQAATVLSLEPPTLTSLEDPHGHVQAADPVLLPRDTDPFSPTRKKSDPDPFQEGDLFAKLDAFEFEAPPSVPAPSVPTDAKPNVFNGPLQVQLPPEKELELQQPPAAAISSSTVRNRPLAAVSALPSGGPLDVISSISNKKMPHLFGQSRAFGKSSDIGSSVNMRRLQESDSLSETEAAPEPPPRPDSAPYSEPPPLPPKKQFSDLVIRPTPAIPTPQQAAGRYEYLNSSSQVRRTPSSSADAPPIPLPSRRVGRSDGNFPGPGRPRKPGHTEDDYLAPLGGPPPLLPPPSQGSSVRSRPQRQASLGRPQDIYENKAEILQAQAQAQVQGQVLESSAPLAPDITLTQLLTLGMDELAVKLNVPASKLSTMTLVQLTAYLSEYLSSEKSQVSSQPERRSSPANPPPPAAPPSTAAVFKVNFDQQTSFVAKFDDTFGEDEVLPASSSDSTFVANFANFNDAPVPTPMPGAGALSAPIVPPADRYAVFREIIDQELQQQQQETDLMGDLTPPPVDESLIKEAPECLEVTSVAPELPIDALEVAPAPKIDTKITEVVAQAKDRYAALRDIILVENLFDKPSPPVASAQPEKDLLQDFPEFSDEFNEDHDLRQIMDHQDHGHSQVRDRRGLVDSRGFPAEPSSSALTVDDDDEDEDADAAGESSLDSNEKDAEPVSGQDQYEKLSTSTQQLDTAAPVLEDLPQPPPQPQSLTPKQDQKFLSVLTGPPGAGTKDDIEIDELMHRAISNLSLDSRERVSPATSSAAPSRGAPGLHTPSQFNDVSTSPIPLQKPVLGGGPSPVPSQLSAVSQLIDTATKQIGDRDREKQSAQSWATFDSPKNKGKARLTLPPPPPPASNTSQPDTVESPCSSDPRDDGWSKQQRRWAKKERQQTSSSSRDLSPWDDETPEYLKRRQLAAAQMAHPHQPPMQPPPDRHGYYMRHARRMNSCDEDYDYDAEFMARRDQQQQQQQRKFKHGLSRSRDNFDLDSPSWYHHPAHHTWSPQEIEQARARSFERASYERSSYGPPPPIYDKRGQLRSKYRSDHRDRDRERERERDRDREYRDYARPSYDFDYENVYEERGGRSPMAYKPGRGGADYMYDRERDRDRDRKSFDRESLESYESANRRRRSFGSGNDVYGSLDSREDYRGERDRDRERDREQMKTRSLRKPTTTSGKLRISGDIDYEQDSEQDFQQRPGVRSLQRPSQLGGDVVLPSSAAGGSQRLRKSSGSSPWDGEEPTLPGQKSWKRPASAAETERRLAESRRAAALGQTPSDGEKERRFRKKTRARSAKDLANMGTNPGSAVPPSRYGRPGMRDNYDYMGPPGQRNDEVDDEDDDDDEDYVDDEPPTDEDKFERLNRRRHEMHQRMMESERRHMERHQPPPALGKLPGQNRNRGGVGVVNSDYGFVDSYEQTPTPTPRSNASSTGPGGMMMSGGESSAGVTSSKFNFDDGFESDFNQSSPPPAPAGTASSCTSTPAGQVSGSGNNGGSKSLFRFSNDFSDREKREQFEADTPPTSTPPITQKLRFDDNVKVSQFDDAAFEDDFAKASFDFEKEQVTAGGAGGAMSRKQNMRTSKLQQRQELIKKSESVNIFAKKQEDPFEDDEFFRSPDQEQSKEHLEELPESGGGGGGKFQWGEEANFAKFDENM from the exons ATGGTCAAATCCCTGGTGGCCAAGCTGTCCACAGCCTCCTCCAATCTCTCCAGCACCTTTGGCgtcggcggcagcggcagtggTGGCGGAACAGCGACTGAGGAAACGAATTACGCAAAAC ATCGCAATGATCCGGGACGATTTTTCGGCGATGGCGTTCAGTTCAAGGCCAAGCTCATCGGCATTCTGGAGGTGGGCGAGGCGCGAGGCGATAGGATGTGCCAGGAGGCGTTGCAGGACCTCAAGATGGCCATACGGGCTGCCGGCGAACACAAGCAGAGGATAACCATTCATGTGACCATCGATGGACTGAGGTTGAGGGATGAGAAGACGGGCGACTCCTTGTACCATCATCCCGTCCACAAGATCTCGTTCATTGCCCAGGACATGACCGATTCCAGGGCGTTCGGGTACATCTTTGGGTCACCGGACAGCGGCCATCGGTTCTTCGGCATCAAGACGGACAAGGCGGCCAGCCAGGTGGTGCTGGCGATGCGTGACCTCTTCCAGGTGGTCTTCGAGCTGAAGAAGAAGGAGATCGAGATGGCGCGCCAGCAGATCCAGGGGAAATCCCTGCACGATCACGCCAGCCAGCTGGCCTCCCTGTCCTCGCTGAAGTCCGCCGGCCTGGGCGGCGTCGGTCTGGGTCTTGGCGGGCATGGCGACCTGGCCAGCGGTGTATCTAGTGGCGGGCATGCACTCACCTTGCTGGGAGGCAGCCTCAACTCGGCCTCCAATGGAACTAGCCGGCTGGGAGTGACTCTCGACGTGGCCAAGGCATCGGGATCGGCGGCCAAAGAA ATCTCCCCCGAGTCCGTGGCCGATTTGGTGGACCTGGAGCAGGAGCTCACCTCCCTGCAGCGGGGCATCAGCCAAATGGAGCGCATTACTCCCAATGACCCCGCTTCCAGCGGTCATCCCACTTTGGCCAAATCCGCCAGCGAAGACGATCCCTTCGGGGACTCTTTCATCTACGTGCCCTCGTACAACATCCTGCCACCGCCGCCCGACTCCGGACGCAATCGCCACAAGCCAAATAAGACCCCAGAGACGGCGGCCAGCCTGGATGCGATGCTATCGCCGGCTCCAGGTGCCAGCAGTTCCCAGTCGCCGGCAGCCCAGGTGGTGGACAACGACGATGACAACTGGCTGCAGGAACTGGAGCAGCAGAACGACGTCTTCGACACCACCAAAGTGGGCACCGCCGCCGGACTAGGCTCTATTATGACCATGGCACCCCTGGCATCCAGCGAATCCACAGCCACGCCGACCCAGCAACTAACAGAGATGGGAGGATCTGGAACGCTGGGAGATCTGGATATTGGTTTGGGATCAGGCTCCGTTCTGGGCCAGGCATTGAGCAGCGAAGATCAGGCCGCCACAGTGTTGTCGCTGG AACCACCTACGCTGACTTCCCTGGAGGATCCCCATGGCCATGTCCAGGCGGCCGATCCGGTTCTGCTGCCCCGCGACACGGATCCGTTCTCCCCGACGCGCAAGAAGAGTGATCCGGACCCCTTCCAGGAGGGCGACCTCTTCGCCAAGCTGGACGCCTTTGAGTTTGAGGCTCCGCCGTCAGTGCCGGCTCCTTCGGTCCCCACGGACGCCAAGCCGAACGTCTTCAACGGGCCGCTCCAGGTGCAGTTGCCGCCGGAGAAAGAGCTCGAGCTCCAGCAGCCACCGGCAGCGGCCATATCCTCCAGCACGGTGAGGAATCGTCCCTTGGCCGCGGTGTCAGCTCTGCCCAGTGGCGGACCCCTGGACGTGATCTCCAGTATTAGCAACAAGAAGATGCCGCATCTGTTTGGCCAGTCGCGGGCCTTTGGCAAGTCCTCCGACATCGGATCGAGTGTCAATATGCGGCGTCTGCAGGAGAGCGACTCCTTGAGCGAGACAGAGGCAGCTCCTGAGCCGCCACCGCGTCCGGACTCGGCTCCGTACTCCGaaccgccgccgctgccgccgaaGAAGCAGTTCAGCGACCTGGTCATTCGTCCCACGCCCGCCATTCCAACTCCCCAGCAAGCGGCTGGAAGGTACGAGTACCtgaacagcagcagccaagTGAGGAGAACTCCATCCTCGTCCGCGGATGCACCGCCCATTCCATTGCCATCGCGTCGCGTGGGTCGTTCCGATGGCAATTTCCCGGGTCCGGGAAGACCCCGAAAGCCGGGACACACCGAGGATGACTACCTAGCGCCGCTGGGAGGACCACCGCCTCTGCTTCCGCCGCCCAGCCAGGGATCCTCGGTCAGGTCGAGACCCCAGAGACAGGCTTCGTTGGGCAGGCCGCAAGATATCTACGAGAACAAGGCGGAGATCCTGCAGGCCCAAGCTCAGGCCCAGGTGCAGGGTCAAGTCCTGGAGAGCAGCGCCCCCCTGGCACCCGACATCACCCTCACCCAGCTCCTCACCCTGGGCATGGACGAGTTGGCCGTCAAGCTGAATGTTCCCGCCAGCAAGCTGAGCACCATGACCCTGGTCCAACTTACTGCCTACCTCTCGGAGTATCTGTCCAGCGAGAAGAGCCAGGTCAGCAGCCAACCAGAGCGGAGATCTTCGCCAGCCAATCCTCCACCGCCAGCCGCTCCGCCCTCCACGGCCGCCGTTTTCAAAGTCAACTTCGATCAGCAAACCTCCTTTGTGGCCAAGTTCGATGACACCTTTGGCGAGGACGAGGTGCTTCCCGCTTCCAGTTCGGACTCCACTTTCGTGGCCAACTTTGCCAACTTCAACGACGCACCCGTTCCCACTCCTATGCCGGGAGCAGGAGCATTATCAGCTCCCATTGTGCCGCCAGCGGATCGGTATGCAGTCTTCCGCGAGATCATCGACCAGgagctccagcagcagcagcaggaaacAGACCTAATGGGCGACCTAACTCCCCCGCCAGTGGACGAGAGTCTGATTAAGGAAGCACCAGAGTGCTTGGAGGTGACCAGCGTTGCCCCAGAGCTGCCAATCGATGCCCTGGAGGTCGCTCCGGCTCCCAAGATCGACACGAAAATTACGGAAGTAGTGGCCCAGGCCAAGGATCGGTACGCCGCCTTGAGGGACATCATCCTGGTGGAGAACCTCTTCGACAAGCCTTCACCACCAGTGGCTTCTGCTCAGCCCGAGAAGGACCTGCTGCAGGACTTTCCAGAGTTCAGCGATGAGTTCAACGAGGACCACGATCTGCGCCAGATAATGGACCATCAGGATCACGGGCATAGCCAAGTTAGGGATCGACGGGGTCTGGTAGATAGCAGAGGCTTTCCCGCTGAaccctcctcctccgcccTGACTgtggacgacgacgacgaggacgaaGATGCCGACGCGGCCGGGGAGAGTAGTCTGGACAGCAATGAGAAGGATGCTGAGCCGGTGAGCGGCCAGGATCAGTACGAGAAGCTGTCCACTTCCACGCAACAGCTGGACACCGCTGCTCCTGTTTTGGAGGATCTGCCCCAGCCGCCTCCTCAGCCTCAGTCGTTGACCCCCAAGCAGGATCAGAAATTCTTGTCGGTCCTAACAGGTCCCCCTGGGGCCGGAACCAAGGACGACATCGAAATCGACGAGCTGATGCATCGGGCCATATCGAATCTCTCCCTGGACTCTAGGGAGCGCGTGTCACCGGCCACATCCTCGGCGGCTCCATCGCGCGGAGCTCCCGGCCTGCACACTCCCTCGCAGTTCAACGATGTCAGCACCTCACCCATTCCCCTCCAGAAGCCGGTCCTGGGCGGCGGTCCTTCGCCGGTGCCCTCCCAGCTATCGGCCGTCTCCCAGCTCATCGACACGGCCACCAAGCAAATAGGGGATCGGGATCGGGAGAAGCAGTCCGCCCAGTCCTGGGCCACCTTCGACTCGCCCAAGAACAAGGGCAAGGCCCGGCTTACTCTTCCACCCCCGCCACCTCCCGCTTCGAACACTTCCCAGCCAGACACGGTGGAGTCGCCCTGCAGCTCCGATCCTCGGGACGATGGTTGGTCTAAGCAGCAGCGCCGTTGGGCGAAGAAAGAGCGCCAGCAGACGTCCTCCTCGTCACGTGATCTCAGTCCCTGGGACGACGAGACCCCCGAGTATCTGAAGCGACGCCAATTGGCCGCCGCCCAAATGGCCCATCCTCACCAGCCGCCGATGCAGCCACCGCCAGATCGGCATGGCTACTACATGCGGCACGCCAGGAGGATGAACTCCTGCGACGAGGATTACGA CTACGATGCGGAGTTCATGGCTCGTCGggatcagcagcagcagcaacagcaaaggAAGTTCAAGCATGGACTCTCTCGCAGCAGGGATAACTTCGATCTAG ATTCCCCCAGCTGGTATCACCATCCGGCTCATCATACCTGGTCGCCGCAGGAGATCGAGCAGGCTAGGGCCAGGTCCTTCGAGAGGGCTTCCTATGAACGTTCCAGCTATGGACCACCGCCGCCCATCTACGACAAACGCGGTCAGCTGAGGAGCAAGTACCGCAGCGACCACCGGGACAGGGATCGGGAGCGTGAGAGGGAACGGGACAGGGACCGGGAGTACCGGGACTACGCTCGTCCCAGCTACGATTTCGACTACGAAAACGTGTACGAGGAGCGCGGCGGACGTTCGCCCATGGCCTACAAGCCCGGAAGAGGTGGTGCCGACTACATGTACGACCGGGAAAGGGATCGGGACCGTGACCGCAAGTCCTTCGATCGCGAGAGCCTGGAATCCTACGAGAGCGCCAATCGACGGCGTCGCAGCTTTGGCAGCGGCAACGATGTCTACGGGAGCTTGGACAGCCGCGAAGACTACCGCGGGGAGAGGGACAGGGATCGGGAGCGGGATCGCGAACAGATGAAGACGCGGTCCCTGCGGAAGCCCACGACCACGTCGGGAAAGCTGCGCATTAGCGGTGACATAGACTACGAGCAGGATTCGGAGCAGGACTTCCAGCAGCGGCCAGGTGTCCGGAGTCTGCAGCGGCCCAGCCAGTTGGGAGGGGATGTGGTACTGCCCTCCAGTGCTGCTGGTGGCTCACAGAGACTGCGGAAGAGCAGCGGTTCCAGTCCATGGGATGGAGAGG AACCTACTTTGCCGGGCCAGAAATCCTGGAAGCGTCCAGCCAGTGCTGCGGAAACGGAGAGGCGCCTGGCCGAAAGTCGTCGGGCGGCAGCTTTGGGACAAACTCCCTCAGACGGTGAAAAGGAGCGAAG ATTCCGCAAGAAGACACGTGCCCGCAGTGCCAAGGATTTGGCCAATATGGGCACCAATCCCGGCTCGGCTGTGCCACCTTCCCGCTACGGTCGTCCTGGTATGAGGGATAACTATGACTATATGGGTCCACCCGGCCAGCGGAACGACGAAGTGGACGACGAAGAtgatgacgacgacgaggacTACGTGGACGATGAGCCGCCTACGGATGAGGACAAGTTCGAGAGGCTGAATCGCAGAAGGCACGAGATGCATCAGCGGATGATGGAGAGCGAGCGACGGCACATGGAACGGCATCAGCCACCGCCGGCGCTGGGCAAGTTACCGGGTCAGAACCGGAACCGTGGCGGCGTAGGTGTCGTCAACAGCGATTACGGATTTGTGGACAGCTACGAGCAGACACCTACTCCGACACCGCGCTCCAATGCCAGCAGTACGGGTCCCGGGGGCATGATGATGAGCGGCGGTGAATCCTCTGCCGGGGTGACCAGTTCCAAGTTTAATTTCGACGACGGTTTTGAGTCCGACTTCAATCAGAGCTCACCGCCTCCAGCTCCGGCAGGCACTGCATCCAGCTGCACCTCCACGCCAGCTGGCCAGGTCTCCGGCAGTGGCAACAACGGCGGATCCAAGAGCCTGTTCCGTTTCTCCAACGACTTCTCGGATCGCGAGAAGCGGGAGCAGTTTGAAGCGGACACGCCACCAACTTCAACTCCTCCGATCACCCAGAAACTACGCTTTGATGACAATGTCAAGGTCTCCCAGTTCGATGACGCCGCCTTCGAGGATGACTTCGCCAAGGCCTCCTTTGACTTCGAGAAGGAACAGGTCACGgctggaggagctggaggagccATGAGCCGAAAGCAGAATATGCGAACCAGCAAGCTGCAGCAGCGCCAGGAGCTCATTAAGAAGTCGGAGTCTGTgaatatttttgccaaaaagcaAGAAGATCCCTTCGAGGACGACGAGTTCTTCCGGTCGCCGGACCAGGAGCAGTCCAAGGAGCACCTCGAAGAGCTGCCGGAGTCCGGGGGCGGAGGCGGTGGCAAGTTCCAGTGGGGCGAGGAGGCGAACTTTGCCAAGTTCGATGAAAACATGTGA